A genome region from Arthrobacter sp. V1I9 includes the following:
- a CDS encoding XdhC family protein: protein MLDLIPSLTGWAPALAGQRFAAATIVRAGGSVPRPVGSTMLVSESGAVLGSLSGGCVEGAVVVAALESIDDGATRLETFGYSAADAFAVGLTCGGELDVHIQPANRNAGCRLGAALLQLAACGPDAPVALVRRLDAGAVGGGSNAVVIRDPASASVAGYPDLAELLDLNGDPGVGRALAVQLESFLRGATGVLQLAGPGLCPGEATLLVESRLAPPRLLVFGANDFSAALLPAAKPLGYRVTLVDARPAFASQARFGTADEVVTGWPHQYLAAEAAAGRVDARTVICVLTHDPKFDVPLLEAALALDVAFIGALGSRRSHLQRVGALLDNGVRPERIAQLHSPLGLDLGAVTPAEAAVSVLAEIIAARHPAASHQPLRETSGPIHQQRAAQPAPTHVKQQEIAWT from the coding sequence ATGCTTGACCTGATCCCTTCACTGACCGGCTGGGCTCCGGCCCTGGCCGGACAGCGGTTCGCGGCGGCCACCATCGTGCGGGCCGGCGGCTCGGTTCCGCGGCCCGTCGGCAGCACCATGCTCGTGTCCGAATCCGGCGCCGTCCTGGGCAGCCTCTCCGGCGGCTGCGTTGAGGGAGCCGTGGTGGTCGCGGCCCTGGAATCAATCGACGACGGCGCCACCCGCCTCGAGACGTTCGGCTACAGCGCCGCCGATGCCTTCGCCGTCGGGCTCACCTGCGGGGGTGAGCTGGACGTGCACATCCAGCCAGCCAATCGGAACGCCGGTTGCCGGCTGGGTGCAGCGCTGCTGCAGTTGGCGGCCTGCGGGCCTGACGCGCCGGTTGCACTGGTCCGAAGGCTGGATGCGGGCGCGGTTGGTGGCGGCAGCAACGCCGTCGTCATCCGAGATCCTGCTTCCGCCAGCGTAGCCGGGTACCCGGACCTGGCGGAGCTCCTGGATCTGAACGGGGATCCCGGCGTTGGCCGGGCCCTGGCCGTACAGCTCGAGTCCTTCCTGCGCGGCGCCACCGGAGTGCTGCAGCTGGCCGGGCCGGGCTTGTGCCCCGGGGAAGCCACCCTCCTGGTGGAGTCCCGGCTCGCGCCGCCGCGCCTGCTGGTGTTCGGCGCCAACGACTTCAGCGCCGCGCTGCTCCCCGCCGCCAAACCACTGGGTTACCGCGTCACCCTGGTGGACGCCCGGCCGGCCTTCGCCTCGCAGGCGCGGTTCGGCACTGCGGATGAGGTGGTGACCGGCTGGCCCCATCAGTACCTCGCAGCCGAAGCGGCGGCGGGACGGGTGGACGCCCGGACCGTGATCTGCGTCCTCACCCACGACCCCAAGTTCGACGTTCCCCTGCTGGAGGCTGCGCTCGCGCTGGATGTGGCTTTTATCGGAGCCCTCGGATCCAGGCGCAGCCACCTCCAACGCGTGGGCGCACTCCTGGACAACGGCGTCCGCCCCGAACGGATTGCCCAGCTCCACTCACCGCTCGGCCTGGACCTCGGCGCCGTCACTCCGGCCGAAGCGGCGGTTTCCGTCCTGGCCGAAATCATTGCCGCCCGGCATCCCGCCGCCTCCCATCAGCCGTTGAGGGAAACCTCCGGCCCCATCCACCAGCAGCGCGCCGCCCAGCCGGCGCCCACCCACGTTAAACAGCAGGAGATCGCATGGACATGA
- a CDS encoding FAD binding domain-containing protein has protein sequence MDMNTIEAVVPTTDPAQWRDGDAWLAGGTVLFSYGSFAFGPRPLKRLLDLGSAGWTPVTVSEAGIELAATCTVTELYNLPGSPAAAGHSWPALDLVRPCCDSFVASFKVWNMSTVGGNLCTSLPAGPVISLCAGLDGTANILGPGGASRSVPVTEFVTGEATNCLAPGELLRSIHLPASALAARVAFRRLCLSNLGRSAVLLIGRLDAGTSFVLTVTAATKRPVQLRFDGLPDADGLAASIDGAIPADLYHNDIHGLPAWRRDMTYRLAEEIRAELAAPEGAPGIRVSGDFWPPKDRGLYAHQEGA, from the coding sequence ATGGACATGAACACCATCGAGGCGGTGGTCCCCACCACCGACCCCGCACAATGGCGCGACGGCGATGCCTGGCTGGCCGGCGGCACCGTCCTGTTCTCCTACGGCAGCTTTGCGTTCGGGCCCCGGCCGCTGAAGCGGCTGCTGGACCTCGGCAGCGCGGGCTGGACCCCCGTGACCGTCAGCGAAGCCGGAATCGAGCTGGCCGCGACCTGTACTGTCACCGAGCTCTACAACCTGCCCGGCTCACCTGCAGCCGCCGGTCACAGCTGGCCCGCCCTGGACCTGGTCCGGCCCTGCTGCGACTCCTTTGTTGCCTCCTTCAAGGTGTGGAACATGTCCACCGTGGGCGGCAACCTGTGCACCTCCCTGCCCGCCGGCCCCGTCATCTCGCTCTGCGCCGGACTGGACGGAACCGCGAACATCCTCGGCCCCGGCGGCGCCAGCCGCAGCGTCCCGGTGACAGAGTTCGTCACGGGCGAGGCCACAAACTGCCTCGCACCCGGCGAGCTGCTCCGCAGCATCCACCTTCCGGCGTCGGCCCTTGCAGCCCGTGTGGCCTTCCGCCGCCTGTGCCTGAGCAATCTGGGCAGGTCAGCGGTGCTGCTGATCGGCAGGCTCGACGCCGGCACATCCTTTGTCCTGACCGTCACCGCAGCCACAAAGCGGCCAGTTCAGCTGCGCTTTGACGGGCTGCCCGACGCCGACGGTCTGGCCGCTTCCATCGACGGAGCGATCCCCGCCGACCTTTATCACAACGACATCCACGGCCTGCCGGCCTGGCGCCGGGACATGACATACCGCCTGGCAGAGGAGATCCGTGCCGAGCTCGCCGCCCCCGAAGGGGCCCCCGGGATCCGGGTATCCGGCGACTTCTGGCCGCCGAAGGACCGTGGACTCTACGCACACCAGGAAGGGGCCTGA
- a CDS encoding molybdopterin-dependent oxidoreductase, translated as MAIEINGVPAGTAPRPGQCLRTFLREQGNLGVKKGCDGGDCGACTVHVDGTPVHSCIYPAVRAEGHEITTIEGLAVASGGGSTELHPVQQKFMERQGFQCGFCTAGMVMTAATFDDKQKENLPRNLKGNLCRCTGYRAISDAVCGHAGHPDPKGQGSGIAGKGQPDPEPGQLGDDVPAPASRAVVTGAARYTLDVPADQLRGLLHLKLLRSPHAHAKVLSINTDAALKIPGVVAVLTHQDAPDQLFSTAQHELFTDDPDDTRLLDDVVRFRGQRVAAVVAETVAAAEAGVRALDVQYQELPAVFSPQDALKPGAPLVHGDKDGPASRISRPDRNVVAELHSELGNVAEGFAAADFIHEETYRTQRVQHVALETHAAIASVDGEGRLQVRTSSQVPFLVRRTLCRVFGLPEDKVHVVAGRVGGGFGGKQEVLTEDIVALAALKLGRPVQLELTRTEQFTATTTRHPFTIKLKAGASVDGRLTALELDVLTNTGAYGNHGPGVMFHGCGESLSVYNCANKKVDAHAMYTHTVPAGAFRGYGLSQMIFAVESAMDELAAGIGMDPSEFRRRNMVREGDRMLSTQPEPEEDVHYGSYGLDQCLSLVGDALARGRERYRAAGMDELGPDWLTGEGTALSMIDTVPPRGHFAHSRLRLLPDGTYQADVGTAEFGNGTTTVHAQLAATALSTKATQVSVRQSDTDLIEHDTGAFGSAGTVVAGKATLAAAEELAIRIRAFAAGTHQTQASACVLDGDSVVCDGTPVPLTELAQAAAEAGVELAAEGRWGGTPRSVAFNVHGFRVAVNRGTGELKILQSVQAADAGVVVNPRQCRGQIEGGIAQAIGAALYEEVVVDDAGRVTTDILRQYHIPTFADVPRSEVYFADTNDELGPLGAKSMSESPFNPVAPALANAIRNATGVRFASLPIARDKIYLGLKEAGLVPRLEPSARG; from the coding sequence ATGGCCATCGAGATCAACGGCGTTCCGGCCGGAACCGCACCGCGCCCCGGGCAGTGCCTGCGGACCTTCCTGCGCGAGCAGGGCAACCTCGGTGTTAAGAAGGGCTGCGACGGCGGCGACTGCGGGGCGTGCACAGTCCACGTGGACGGCACTCCGGTGCACAGCTGCATCTATCCGGCCGTCCGCGCCGAAGGGCACGAGATCACCACGATCGAGGGCCTGGCTGTGGCTTCCGGCGGAGGCAGCACCGAACTCCACCCCGTGCAGCAGAAGTTCATGGAGCGCCAGGGTTTCCAGTGCGGTTTCTGCACGGCGGGCATGGTGATGACCGCCGCAACGTTCGACGACAAACAAAAGGAGAACCTGCCCCGCAACCTCAAAGGGAACCTCTGCCGCTGCACCGGCTACCGGGCCATCTCGGACGCCGTCTGCGGGCACGCCGGGCACCCGGATCCGAAGGGGCAGGGCTCCGGGATCGCGGGAAAGGGGCAGCCCGATCCGGAACCGGGTCAGTTGGGCGATGACGTCCCGGCACCTGCCAGCCGGGCAGTGGTCACAGGAGCCGCCCGCTACACCCTCGACGTCCCTGCGGACCAGCTGCGGGGCCTGCTCCACCTCAAGCTCCTGCGCTCGCCGCACGCCCATGCCAAGGTTCTCTCGATCAACACTGATGCAGCGCTGAAGATCCCCGGTGTGGTGGCCGTCCTGACCCACCAGGACGCACCGGACCAGCTGTTCTCCACGGCCCAGCACGAGCTTTTCACCGACGATCCCGACGACACCCGCCTCCTGGATGACGTGGTGAGGTTCCGTGGCCAGCGGGTGGCGGCGGTGGTGGCGGAAACGGTGGCCGCTGCCGAAGCCGGGGTGCGGGCACTGGACGTCCAATACCAGGAACTGCCAGCGGTCTTCTCGCCGCAGGACGCACTGAAGCCCGGCGCGCCGCTGGTGCACGGGGACAAGGACGGCCCGGCGTCGCGCATTTCCCGGCCGGACCGCAATGTGGTGGCCGAACTCCACTCGGAATTGGGCAACGTCGCCGAGGGCTTTGCCGCCGCTGACTTCATCCACGAAGAGACCTACCGCACCCAGCGCGTCCAGCACGTCGCCCTGGAAACGCACGCTGCCATCGCCAGCGTCGACGGCGAGGGGCGACTGCAGGTGCGGACGTCCAGCCAGGTCCCGTTCCTGGTCCGCCGGACGCTGTGCCGGGTTTTCGGGCTGCCCGAGGACAAGGTCCACGTGGTGGCCGGCCGGGTGGGCGGTGGCTTCGGCGGCAAGCAGGAAGTCCTCACCGAGGACATCGTGGCGCTCGCGGCCCTGAAACTCGGCCGGCCTGTCCAGCTCGAGCTGACCCGGACGGAACAGTTCACAGCCACCACCACCCGCCATCCGTTCACCATCAAACTCAAGGCCGGCGCCAGCGTGGACGGCAGGCTGACCGCCCTGGAACTCGATGTCCTGACCAACACCGGCGCGTACGGCAACCATGGCCCGGGCGTGATGTTCCACGGCTGCGGCGAATCGCTGAGCGTCTACAACTGTGCCAACAAAAAGGTGGACGCCCATGCCATGTACACCCACACGGTTCCGGCCGGGGCGTTTCGCGGCTACGGCCTGAGCCAGATGATTTTCGCCGTCGAGTCCGCCATGGATGAGCTGGCGGCCGGCATCGGCATGGATCCATCCGAGTTCCGCCGCCGGAACATGGTGCGCGAGGGGGACCGCATGCTGTCCACCCAGCCGGAGCCCGAGGAGGATGTGCACTACGGCAGCTACGGGCTGGACCAGTGCCTGAGCCTGGTCGGCGACGCACTGGCCCGCGGCCGGGAACGCTACCGGGCTGCCGGGATGGATGAGCTCGGCCCCGACTGGCTGACCGGGGAGGGAACCGCCCTGTCCATGATCGACACCGTGCCCCCGCGCGGACACTTTGCCCACTCCAGGCTCCGGCTCCTGCCGGACGGGACATACCAGGCCGACGTCGGTACCGCCGAGTTCGGCAACGGCACCACCACCGTCCATGCCCAACTCGCCGCCACGGCACTGTCAACGAAGGCCACGCAGGTTTCAGTCCGGCAGTCGGACACGGACCTGATCGAGCACGACACCGGTGCCTTTGGCTCTGCCGGGACAGTGGTGGCCGGAAAGGCCACGCTGGCCGCGGCCGAGGAACTGGCCATCCGGATCCGGGCCTTTGCCGCTGGGACCCACCAGACCCAGGCCTCCGCCTGCGTCCTCGACGGGGACTCGGTAGTCTGCGATGGAACGCCAGTGCCGCTGACGGAACTGGCGCAGGCGGCTGCGGAAGCCGGCGTCGAACTCGCAGCCGAAGGGCGCTGGGGCGGGACGCCCAGGTCCGTGGCGTTCAACGTCCACGGCTTCCGGGTGGCCGTGAACCGGGGAACGGGCGAGCTGAAGATCCTGCAGAGCGTGCAGGCGGCGGACGCCGGTGTGGTGGTGAATCCGCGCCAGTGCCGCGGGCAGATCGAAGGCGGGATTGCCCAGGCCATCGGCGCCGCGTTGTACGAGGAGGTGGTCGTTGACGACGCCGGCCGGGTCACTACTGACATCCTGCGGCAGTACCACATCCCCACCTTTGCGGACGTGCCGCGCAGCGAGGTGTACTTTGCGGACACCAACGACGAGCTGGGGCCGCTCGGCGCCAAGTCCATGAGCGAAAGCCCCTTCAATCCGGTGGCCCCCGCCCTGGCGAACGCCATCCGCAACGCCACGGGCGTGCGCTTCGCTTCGTTGCCCATCGCCCGGGACAAGATCTACCTGGGGCTCAAGGAAGCGGGGCTGGTGCCCAGGCTGGAACCCTCGGCAAGGGGGTAG
- a CDS encoding aldo/keto reductase yields the protein MEQRILGKTGRNVSIVGLGTWQLGADWGHVDPAQAQAILAASVEAGVNFFDTADVYGDGKSEQAIGKFLADNPGHGVTVATKMGRRVDQRPEHYTLANFRQWVDRSRKNLGTDTLDLVQLHCPPTPVFSSAEVYDALDTLVSEGSIRNYGVSVERTDEALEAIRHEGTSSVQIILNAFRLKPLDEVLPAAKAANVGIIARVPLASGLLSGKYSKETTFAENDHRNYNRNGDSFDVGETFSGVDYDLGLKAVAEFEQLVPAGASTAQAAIAWIAAQDGVTTVIPGARNVEQATANAAAAGFAVDDDFDGGVRWIYDHYFRDAIHPRW from the coding sequence ATGGAACAGCGGATTTTAGGCAAGACCGGACGGAACGTGTCCATCGTGGGGCTGGGCACGTGGCAGCTTGGCGCGGACTGGGGCCACGTTGACCCGGCCCAGGCGCAGGCCATCCTGGCGGCGTCCGTGGAAGCGGGGGTGAACTTCTTCGACACTGCAGACGTCTACGGTGACGGCAAGAGCGAGCAGGCCATCGGGAAGTTCCTCGCGGACAACCCCGGCCACGGCGTTACGGTGGCCACCAAGATGGGACGCCGTGTGGACCAGCGGCCGGAGCACTACACCCTTGCCAACTTCCGCCAGTGGGTGGACCGCTCCCGGAAGAACCTGGGCACCGACACCTTGGACCTGGTCCAGCTGCACTGCCCGCCCACCCCGGTGTTCAGCAGCGCCGAGGTCTACGACGCCCTGGACACCCTGGTCTCGGAAGGTTCCATCCGCAACTACGGCGTCAGCGTTGAGCGCACCGACGAAGCACTGGAAGCGATCCGCCACGAGGGTACGTCGTCCGTGCAGATCATCCTGAACGCCTTCCGGCTCAAGCCCCTGGACGAGGTTCTTCCCGCCGCGAAGGCAGCAAACGTGGGGATTATCGCCCGCGTGCCGCTCGCCTCCGGACTGCTCTCCGGCAAGTACTCCAAGGAGACCACCTTCGCCGAGAACGACCACCGGAACTACAACCGCAACGGCGACTCCTTCGACGTCGGCGAGACGTTCTCGGGTGTGGACTACGACCTGGGGCTGAAGGCGGTGGCCGAGTTCGAACAGCTGGTGCCGGCCGGCGCCAGCACGGCCCAGGCCGCGATCGCGTGGATCGCCGCGCAGGATGGCGTTACCACCGTGATCCCCGGCGCGCGCAACGTGGAGCAGGCGACGGCGAACGCGGCCGCCGCTGGTTTCGCTGTTGATGATGACTTCGACGGCGGAGTCCGCTGGATCTACGACCACTACTTCCGCGACGCCATCCACCCGCGCTGGTAG
- a CDS encoding uracil-DNA glycosylase family protein, with protein sequence MPRSVSTFVERLSAVPSGPGLNNFFDHREPENAERRRNLELYLEEVLDRSPTVLLLGEAPGFRGMRITGVPFTNRTMFQGPANSFGLFGPAKGYVLPVEAAGVAAEPTATVMWEVLAELEFLPLLWSACPWHTHVPGTPQSNRTPRTTEARLGAPFWQALTELFRIETVVAVGNVAHRSLLSSGMDVPKVRHPSHGGRSGFKRGLEQLLIGGMQA encoded by the coding sequence ATGCCTCGCTCCGTCAGCACCTTCGTGGAGCGGCTCTCCGCTGTGCCTTCGGGGCCGGGGCTCAACAACTTTTTTGACCACCGCGAGCCGGAAAATGCGGAACGCCGGCGCAACCTGGAGCTCTATCTCGAGGAGGTGCTGGACCGCTCCCCGACGGTGCTGCTGCTCGGCGAGGCCCCGGGATTTCGAGGCATGAGGATCACCGGAGTTCCCTTCACCAACCGCACCATGTTCCAGGGACCGGCCAACAGCTTCGGCTTGTTCGGGCCGGCAAAGGGGTACGTACTGCCGGTGGAGGCTGCGGGAGTGGCTGCCGAGCCCACGGCGACGGTGATGTGGGAGGTCCTGGCAGAACTGGAGTTCCTTCCACTGCTCTGGAGTGCGTGCCCCTGGCATACGCACGTGCCCGGGACGCCGCAGTCCAACCGCACGCCCCGGACTACTGAAGCCAGGCTCGGAGCCCCGTTTTGGCAGGCGCTGACGGAACTCTTCCGCATCGAAACCGTCGTGGCCGTGGGCAACGTGGCGCACCGCAGCCTGCTTTCCAGCGGTATGGATGTGCCGAAGGTCCGGCATCCTTCGCACGGCGGGCGGTCCGGCTTCAAGCGCGGACTCGAGCAGCTGCTTATCGGTGGAATGCAGGCTTGA
- a CDS encoding DUF5655 domain-containing protein, with translation MATVDAQQLFPGSLDEIYDALSARVLGLGDDIVEEFSRTQVSYGAARKQRWLNNPHALHQDSP, from the coding sequence ATGGCGACTGTGGATGCACAACAGCTTTTTCCAGGCTCCCTCGACGAGATCTATGATGCCCTGTCCGCCCGGGTGCTCGGACTGGGGGACGACATCGTCGAAGAGTTCTCGAGAACCCAAGTAAGTTACGGTGCGGCCCGGAAGCAACGGTGGCTGAACAACCCGCACGCCCTCCATCAGGATTCTCCGTGA
- the nboR gene encoding nicotine blue oxidoreductase has product MGSSGGDIPDRRTTGIVLAAGAGTRLGLGPKAMLPYRGRPLVEVIAGTLLDGGCREVVVVLGAGAPDVAAIADLDRYRIAVNTDWRTGMGSSFLLAEREADPADHLLIALVDQPGLTRATVGRLLAFHRPGRITAAAYHRRQTSDGGRPTTQEAGQEAGEQSGKQDKLLRGHPLLIDASLREAVSATITGDAGARGFLQSHPELVDEVDCSDQSTGEDIDSPDQLRLLD; this is encoded by the coding sequence ATGGGCAGTAGTGGTGGGGACATACCGGACCGCCGGACGACCGGCATCGTCCTGGCGGCCGGAGCGGGTACCCGCCTTGGGCTGGGTCCGAAGGCAATGTTGCCGTACCGCGGACGTCCGCTTGTGGAGGTCATCGCCGGAACCCTGCTGGACGGGGGCTGCCGCGAGGTGGTGGTGGTGCTCGGCGCGGGCGCGCCTGACGTGGCCGCCATCGCCGACCTGGACCGCTACCGGATCGCCGTCAACACGGATTGGCGCACCGGAATGGGCAGCTCGTTCCTGCTGGCAGAGCGGGAGGCTGACCCGGCGGACCATCTGCTGATCGCGCTCGTGGACCAGCCCGGGCTGACCCGGGCAACTGTTGGCCGCCTGCTGGCATTCCATCGGCCGGGGCGGATCACGGCGGCGGCCTACCACCGCCGGCAAACGTCCGACGGCGGCAGGCCGACCACGCAGGAGGCTGGGCAGGAGGCTGGGGAGCAAAGCGGAAAGCAGGATAAGCTGCTTCGCGGCCATCCGCTGCTCATTGACGCCTCCCTGCGTGAAGCAGTGAGCGCCACCATAACCGGCGACGCCGGGGCGCGCGGCTTCCTGCAGTCGCACCCGGAGCTGGTGGACGAAGTGGATTGCAGCGACCAGTCCACGGGTGAGGACATCGACTCACCGGACCAGTTGCGGCTTCTCGACTAG